Genomic DNA from Methanofastidiosum sp.:
ACTCTTCTATCGACTTGAAGTATTTTAGCTTCTGCTCAAGCGTTCCAAAGAATCTTTCAATCTTCCCGTTTGTCTGGGGATGGCTTACGCCTGAAAGTATATGCTCTATCCCTAGCTCCCTTAGGGCTATCTGGAAC
This window encodes:
- a CDS encoding integrase core domain-containing protein, with the protein product FQIALRELGIEHILSGVSHPQTNGKIERFFGTLEQKLKYFKSIEEFMNFYNKKRPHMSLNLDVLETPEKAFYRRLESGSNLPDTT